One Saccharopolyspora erythraea NRRL 2338 genomic region harbors:
- a CDS encoding VOC family protein, whose amino-acid sequence MTASTSTALRLAAFALDCPDPRALAAFYGRLLGWEIDEAESEDDWVELADPAGGAPLAFQRDPHFQPPTWPGRERPQMAHLDVRVQTLEEGHERALAAGATPLPQPEDQLDASWRVYADPAGHPFCMCACT is encoded by the coding sequence ATGACGGCGTCCACTTCGACAGCGCTGCGCTTGGCGGCGTTCGCGCTCGACTGCCCCGACCCGCGCGCGCTCGCCGCCTTCTACGGGCGGCTGCTCGGCTGGGAGATCGACGAGGCCGAGTCCGAGGACGACTGGGTCGAGCTGGCCGACCCGGCGGGCGGGGCTCCGCTGGCGTTCCAGCGCGACCCGCACTTCCAGCCTCCGACCTGGCCCGGCCGGGAGCGGCCGCAGATGGCCCACCTCGACGTCCGGGTCCAGACGCTCGAAGAAGGGCACGAGCGGGCGCTCGCGGCGGGCGCGACGCCGCTGCCGCAGCCGGAGGACCAGCTCGACGCGAGCTGGCGCGTCTACGCGGACCCCGCCGGTCACCCGTTCTGCATGTGCGCCTGCACCTAG